The Deltaproteobacteria bacterium genome window below encodes:
- a CDS encoding 4Fe-4S dicluster domain-containing protein gives MNVFELPAPELLRAHLARSRRVYEPRSDSTGTVHWLEAGTGFEARFDPATPLAQYSPKQFFFAEREALHRFDGREYTETLPETGPQALFGVRACDLTAIAYQDRFFRDDPHYQARRRTMLLVGIDCLKPCERGFCPTVDAGPFVREETADLVLHQSGPSGRWLIYVQSEAGQNALEGLSLIPATGDPVADRSAAEQPVIAAFPDASHVSQGVRLLNEGKIRPETWDQLGIQCFACSGCTSLCPTCSCFATYERPLPDGGQETQRCWDSCLYEGFQKEASGHHPQPTAGQRVFRYWYHKFSDDYLPEFGRHGCVGCGRCEQTCLGVIGVHSIMKRIVQENAR, from the coding sequence GTGAACGTGTTTGAACTCCCCGCGCCGGAGCTGCTGAGGGCCCACCTCGCGAGGTCGCGGCGTGTATATGAACCTCGGTCCGATTCGACCGGCACAGTTCACTGGCTGGAGGCGGGAACGGGCTTCGAGGCCCGGTTCGATCCGGCGACGCCGCTTGCCCAGTATTCTCCCAAGCAGTTTTTCTTCGCTGAACGTGAAGCCCTGCACCGTTTTGACGGGCGCGAATATACGGAAACCCTGCCGGAGACAGGGCCGCAGGCGCTGTTCGGAGTCCGGGCCTGTGACCTCACCGCCATCGCCTATCAGGACCGGTTTTTCCGCGACGACCCGCACTACCAGGCCCGGCGGCGGACAATGCTGCTCGTCGGGATCGACTGCCTGAAGCCCTGCGAACGGGGATTCTGCCCCACTGTCGATGCGGGACCGTTCGTGCGTGAAGAGACCGCCGATCTGGTGCTCCACCAGTCCGGGCCCTCTGGCCGGTGGCTCATCTACGTCCAGTCGGAAGCGGGACAGAATGCCCTCGAAGGGCTGAGTCTCATACCGGCGACGGGCGACCCGGTGGCGGACCGATCGGCCGCCGAGCAGCCGGTCATCGCCGCCTTTCCCGATGCGTCCCATGTCTCCCAGGGAGTCCGGCTGCTGAACGAGGGGAAGATCAGGCCGGAGACCTGGGACCAGCTGGGTATCCAGTGTTTTGCCTGCTCCGGTTGCACGTCCCTGTGCCCCACCTGCTCCTGCTTTGCGACCTACGAGCGCCCGCTACCGGACGGTGGGCAGGAAACACAGCGATGCTGGGATTCCTGTCTGTACGAAGGCTTCCAGAAGGAGGCCAGCGGGCATCACCCCCAGCCCACGGCCGGGCAACGGGTGTTCCGGTACTGGTACCACAAGTTTTCAGACGACTACCTGCCGGAGTTCGGCCGCCATGGCTGCGTCGGCTGCGGCCGATGCGAGCAGACCTGCCTCGGTGTCATCGGGGTCCATTCCATCATGAAGCGGATTGTTCAGGAGAACGCCCGATGA
- a CDS encoding FAD/NAD(P)-binding protein yields MKGLMTPAPVRIASVYDDGEDTRHFTLEPVHQGAAVTAEPGQFFMLAVPGSGEAPFTYVRLPDTHGRFDMVVRRTGKLTHALFDRKQGDILGYRGPFGHGWPLNELQGRRVMVISGGCGLAPLAAVIDWLIEGRTTTALIYGARNPAAQVLARERALWAPKLPILETFDQTAPGVQRTGTPLTALGAATERLGGAPEIVLTCGPEAMMEAVARHFVDSGLPADRIWLSMERRMHCGVGLCGHCYIAHTYACRQGPTYRWDEISTLRQRAPSWPGHVREVRHC; encoded by the coding sequence ATGAAGGGGCTTATGACTCCGGCTCCTGTCCGGATCGCGAGCGTCTATGACGACGGTGAAGATACGCGTCATTTCACGCTGGAACCGGTCCATCAGGGAGCGGCTGTAACCGCCGAGCCCGGCCAGTTTTTCATGCTGGCTGTTCCGGGTTCCGGCGAGGCACCGTTCACCTACGTCAGGCTGCCCGATACGCATGGCAGATTCGACATGGTGGTCCGGCGGACGGGGAAGCTGACCCATGCCCTCTTCGACCGGAAGCAGGGGGATATCCTCGGCTACCGCGGCCCGTTCGGGCACGGATGGCCCCTCAACGAACTCCAGGGGCGGCGGGTGATGGTGATTTCCGGCGGATGCGGGCTTGCACCGCTGGCCGCCGTGATCGACTGGCTGATCGAGGGCCGGACCACAACGGCACTCATATACGGTGCAAGAAACCCTGCCGCGCAGGTACTGGCGAGGGAGCGGGCGCTCTGGGCGCCGAAGCTCCCCATCCTTGAGACATTTGACCAGACCGCACCGGGCGTGCAGCGGACCGGAACCCCGCTGACCGCCCTCGGAGCGGCAACGGAACGGCTGGGCGGCGCGCCGGAAATTGTCCTGACCTGCGGCCCGGAAGCGATGATGGAAGCAGTGGCCCGCCATTTCGTCGATTCCGGACTTCCGGCTGACCGTATCTGGCTTTCAATGGAAAGGCGGATGCATTGTGGAGTGGGGCTCTGCGGACACTGCTACATTGCGCATACCTACGCCTGCCGTCAGGGGCCTACCTACCGGTGGGATGAGATCTCCACCCTCCGGCAACGGGCGCCTTCATGGCCCGGCCACGTGCGAGAAGTGAGGCACTGCTAG
- a CDS encoding formate/nitrite transporter family protein yields the protein MDGPSLDAYTPAQMAARVEQAGVGKANLDAASLFALAVLAGAFISLGAAFSTVTIAGIDAGFGITRLLGGLTFCLGLILVVVAGAELFTGNNLIVMAWVSGKVSTGKLLRNWGIVYAGNLAGALATALAMTWARSWLPPADPVGLAALKIAQTKASLPFMQAFVAGVFCNALVCLAVWLCFSARTTTDKILSILFPITAFVALGFEHSIANMYFIPLGIFLASRPALAAASAQAGIQLEAVNWSGFLSNLVPVTAGNILGGALLVGGVYWFIYLRKPA from the coding sequence ATGGACGGACCCAGCCTCGACGCATACACACCCGCCCAGATGGCTGCCCGGGTCGAGCAGGCGGGCGTCGGGAAGGCGAACCTCGACGCGGCCAGCCTGTTCGCGCTCGCCGTGCTCGCCGGCGCATTCATCAGCCTGGGAGCTGCCTTTTCCACCGTCACGATCGCCGGAATCGACGCGGGATTCGGCATTACCCGGCTGCTCGGCGGCCTCACCTTCTGCCTGGGACTTATCCTCGTGGTTGTCGCGGGCGCGGAGCTGTTTACCGGAAACAACCTGATCGTCATGGCATGGGTGAGCGGAAAGGTCTCCACCGGCAAGCTGCTCCGGAACTGGGGGATCGTCTATGCCGGCAACCTCGCCGGAGCCCTGGCGACGGCCCTGGCGATGACCTGGGCCCGGTCATGGCTGCCTCCCGCCGATCCGGTGGGGCTTGCCGCGCTGAAGATCGCCCAGACGAAAGCCTCCCTTCCATTCATGCAGGCCTTTGTGGCCGGTGTGTTCTGCAACGCGCTGGTGTGTCTCGCCGTCTGGTTATGCTTCAGTGCGCGGACCACGACGGACAAGATCCTTTCCATCCTGTTTCCGATCACCGCCTTCGTCGCGCTCGGCTTTGAGCACAGCATCGCCAACATGTACTTCATTCCGCTCGGGATATTCCTCGCATCCAGACCGGCCCTCGCCGCCGCATCGGCCCAGGCCGGGATACAACTGGAAGCCGTCAACTGGTCCGGATTCCTGAGCAATCTGGTCCCCGTCACCGCGGGGAATATCCTGGGCGGCGCGCTCCTGGTCGGCGGGGTGTACTGGTTCATATATCTGCGAAAACCCGCCTGA